A genomic stretch from Candidatus Eisenbacteria bacterium includes:
- a CDS encoding tetratricopeptide repeat protein, with protein MSSTSPNSRAAHPGAPRAFAWLLAALALGAFGAPSSATEAPPAVRPVVGDSLGEGALRLARAQAAWRMGQPLEVIRVLEAVDFASPPAFEGADRAAFLLAQAWLRLGAHARFDSLARQVAGWPRSSEFTRALADQRALLDPAADARGALHAGGAPRLREDAEGAVHFRAAAESVAAGGDARDELGRVPGGSAHDPAARDLAARLAYERGDSSTAVRALANLLERDPGYANRRELEALLADDALRRGDAHEAYRLWGTLDAEWTATRDSLRTLATRKDLEPLIAAWEDDPAASGAPLVPARRSREGAAALGRSRADRGEGAGDPGAAFDRPERVVTAARVLPPSAPEWAALSNAQARTGEADAAAARAGDEARRERESAAELQRYLRTGQDSLAREHARIETRLARLGELHRALDAIDARLRAVRDSATRRVLRRAAALLAACEANQRWIAGLDHFWVKGPAPMRAPAGYASPESVLVVERALVRGVADIAARVAAESPGTIARSYERAWRPGVLDRIARQDAEAAASLAWAKRLAGSLDSSLAVATRAELSRALAARAERLAGHADSLRAAAGRERDAVARSAVRRTLATMEDEREAIDYGLAASAWAIAAGLDHATDAGAADSGAAAQSPEASRWRDEAISRLQAFLAGHPGAAGRADARYRLADLLEQRARVAFRARMEQYLKSPTGTVPVLETGPSIALHRASLQDDPKFQHRDAVLYDLGTLLAERGDAGAITCFRTLVNDHPDSPLAQESWLHLADEAFDQQRFYDAVPLYRAAVEGADTTLRTIALYKLGWTEFHVDHFEQAADAFGDVLDLYAAGRVDARIRLDDDAEVLLVHSLARGGGAEAFTAHFERVGPRPYEMRLLRALGQHFRKYALFGPAIAADQLMLDRYPLAPDALESARRMDETYRRWNHPEERRAALLANAERFSPGSAWITARAGDSLTTRGDSLRAAGDAFARAALLEVAWEHHAAGRERGDAGDWREAARLEERVLATWPAEPNHRALMLQASESRAALGDVAGALAHVDSVADGRDTLAAAARLQRIAVLDAWYERTRAASAGPVGSDSVAQAVLAAGESLLDGFPADAHAADVRWRQGQLSFAHGWFDRAAEAFGAFAGRHPGDPRAPRAATLRADAFVRLERFDRAQEAYESAFALARSAGDDSLARRVERAIPACAYRYAESRVAADSTDYSGHAARFENVALRWPTFEHADAAFYRAGLAYFRAGRTADGARAMGSLAARRPGSSLARDAGRATASAWEAAGDTAAAAQAWLDFAARFRSDPQSDDASLRAAGFFERAGRTARADSLRLAWIRRHPADEATALALLEPVASRSLDSVSTARPISRWLPAAKKRTSPRTSLADYLARAAKHPELASRSLLARVRFLEGEEAAAACARVALRQPLAKTIGSRKSKLDVLLARYRACIALGDPEWSHAASFRIGEALVAFGDALEASERPADLKGEDRAAYDEVIHRQSDVFYQRAEGVWHDLLEGTTADSDDAWLARARAALQPRLALRAQVAPSTPPPANPPAERNQQP; from the coding sequence GTGAGCTCGACTTCCCCGAACTCGCGCGCCGCCCATCCCGGCGCTCCGCGGGCGTTCGCGTGGCTGCTCGCCGCGCTCGCGCTCGGCGCTTTCGGCGCGCCCTCCTCGGCGACGGAAGCCCCGCCCGCGGTCCGGCCGGTGGTCGGCGACTCGCTCGGGGAGGGCGCGCTGCGCCTGGCCCGCGCTCAGGCGGCGTGGCGCATGGGGCAGCCGCTCGAGGTGATCCGCGTGCTCGAAGCGGTGGACTTCGCCTCCCCACCCGCGTTCGAGGGGGCGGACCGCGCGGCGTTCCTGCTCGCGCAGGCGTGGCTTCGCCTCGGCGCGCACGCGCGTTTCGATTCGCTCGCCCGCCAGGTCGCCGGCTGGCCCCGCTCCAGCGAGTTCACGCGTGCGCTCGCCGACCAGCGCGCGCTGCTCGATCCGGCCGCCGACGCCCGCGGGGCGCTGCACGCCGGCGGCGCGCCACGCCTGCGTGAAGACGCCGAGGGCGCGGTGCACTTCCGCGCCGCCGCCGAGAGCGTCGCCGCCGGCGGGGACGCGCGCGACGAACTCGGCCGCGTGCCCGGCGGGAGCGCGCACGATCCCGCCGCACGCGACCTGGCGGCGCGCCTCGCGTACGAACGGGGCGATTCCTCGACGGCCGTGCGTGCGCTGGCGAACCTGCTCGAGCGCGATCCCGGTTACGCGAACCGGCGCGAACTCGAGGCGCTGCTCGCCGACGACGCCCTGCGCCGCGGCGACGCCCACGAGGCCTACCGGCTCTGGGGGACGCTCGACGCCGAATGGACCGCGACGCGCGATTCGTTGCGCACGCTGGCGACCCGGAAGGACCTCGAGCCGCTCATCGCCGCGTGGGAGGACGATCCCGCCGCGAGCGGCGCGCCGCTCGTGCCGGCCCGCCGCTCGCGCGAGGGCGCGGCGGCGCTCGGCCGCTCGCGCGCCGACCGTGGTGAAGGCGCCGGCGATCCGGGCGCCGCGTTCGACCGCCCCGAGCGGGTGGTCACCGCCGCCCGCGTGCTGCCTCCCTCGGCCCCGGAGTGGGCCGCGCTCTCGAACGCGCAGGCGCGCACCGGCGAGGCGGACGCCGCGGCCGCGCGGGCGGGCGACGAGGCCCGGCGGGAGCGTGAGAGCGCCGCCGAGCTGCAGCGCTACCTGCGGACCGGTCAGGACTCGCTGGCGCGCGAGCACGCGCGCATCGAAACGCGCCTCGCGCGCCTCGGCGAGCTGCACCGCGCGCTCGATGCGATCGACGCCCGGCTCCGGGCCGTGCGCGATTCGGCCACACGACGGGTCCTGCGCCGCGCCGCGGCGCTGCTCGCGGCATGCGAGGCGAACCAGCGCTGGATCGCCGGGCTCGACCATTTCTGGGTGAAGGGCCCCGCGCCGATGCGCGCTCCGGCGGGCTACGCGAGCCCGGAGTCGGTGCTCGTCGTCGAGCGCGCGCTCGTGCGCGGCGTCGCCGACATCGCCGCGCGCGTCGCGGCCGAGAGCCCCGGCACCATCGCGCGTTCGTACGAACGGGCATGGCGGCCGGGCGTGCTCGACCGCATCGCCCGGCAGGACGCCGAAGCGGCCGCCTCGCTCGCGTGGGCGAAGCGGCTCGCCGGCTCGCTCGACTCGAGCCTCGCGGTCGCGACCCGTGCCGAGCTCTCTCGTGCGCTGGCGGCCCGCGCCGAACGCCTGGCGGGTCATGCCGACTCGCTGCGCGCCGCCGCGGGCCGCGAACGCGACGCCGTGGCGCGTTCGGCGGTGCGTCGCACGCTGGCGACGATGGAAGACGAGCGCGAAGCGATCGACTACGGCCTCGCCGCCTCCGCCTGGGCGATCGCCGCCGGCCTGGACCACGCGACCGATGCCGGCGCCGCCGACTCCGGCGCGGCCGCGCAGTCACCTGAAGCGTCGCGCTGGCGCGACGAGGCGATCTCCCGCCTGCAGGCGTTTCTCGCCGGCCATCCCGGGGCGGCCGGGCGCGCCGACGCGCGCTACCGTCTCGCCGACCTGCTCGAGCAGCGCGCGCGCGTGGCGTTCCGCGCCCGCATGGAGCAGTACCTGAAGTCGCCCACGGGCACGGTGCCCGTCCTTGAGACCGGACCGTCCATCGCGCTCCATCGCGCGAGCCTGCAGGACGACCCGAAGTTCCAGCATCGCGACGCGGTGCTTTACGACCTCGGCACTCTGCTGGCGGAACGCGGCGATGCCGGGGCGATCACCTGCTTCCGCACGCTGGTCAACGATCATCCGGATTCGCCGCTGGCGCAGGAGTCGTGGCTGCACCTCGCCGACGAGGCGTTCGACCAGCAGCGCTTCTACGACGCCGTCCCCCTCTACCGCGCCGCGGTCGAGGGCGCAGACACGACGCTGCGCACCATCGCGCTCTACAAGCTCGGTTGGACCGAGTTCCACGTGGACCACTTCGAGCAGGCGGCCGACGCGTTCGGCGACGTGCTGGACCTGTACGCCGCCGGCCGAGTGGACGCGCGCATCCGCCTCGACGATGACGCCGAGGTGCTGCTCGTCCATTCGCTGGCGCGCGGGGGCGGCGCCGAGGCGTTCACCGCGCACTTCGAGCGCGTCGGCCCGCGGCCCTACGAGATGCGGCTGCTGCGGGCGCTCGGGCAGCACTTCCGCAAGTACGCGCTGTTCGGGCCCGCGATCGCCGCCGATCAGCTGATGCTCGACCGCTACCCGCTCGCGCCCGACGCGCTCGAGTCGGCGCGGCGCATGGACGAGACCTACCGCCGCTGGAACCATCCCGAGGAGCGCCGTGCGGCGCTGCTGGCCAACGCCGAACGCTTCTCCCCCGGCAGCGCGTGGATCACGGCGAGGGCGGGCGACTCGCTGACGACCCGGGGCGATTCGCTGCGCGCGGCCGGCGACGCGTTCGCCCGCGCGGCGCTGCTCGAGGTCGCGTGGGAGCACCATGCGGCCGGACGCGAGCGGGGCGACGCCGGGGACTGGCGCGAGGCCGCGCGGCTCGAGGAGCGCGTGCTCGCGACCTGGCCCGCGGAGCCGAATCATCGCGCGCTGATGCTGCAGGCGTCGGAGTCCCGCGCCGCGCTCGGCGACGTCGCGGGCGCCCTCGCGCACGTGGATTCGGTGGCCGACGGCCGCGACACGCTGGCCGCGGCCGCGCGCCTGCAGCGCATCGCGGTGCTCGACGCGTGGTACGAACGCACGCGGGCGGCATCGGCCGGCCCGGTCGGCAGCGATTCCGTCGCCCAGGCCGTTCTCGCCGCCGGCGAGTCGCTGCTCGACGGATTCCCCGCCGACGCGCACGCGGCCGACGTGCGCTGGCGCCAGGGCCAGCTCTCCTTCGCCCACGGCTGGTTCGATCGCGCCGCCGAAGCCTTCGGCGCGTTCGCCGGGCGGCACCCCGGCGACCCGCGGGCGCCCCGCGCGGCGACGCTGCGTGCCGACGCCTTCGTTCGTCTCGAGCGCTTCGACCGTGCGCAGGAGGCCTACGAGAGCGCCTTCGCGCTGGCGCGGTCCGCCGGCGACGACTCGCTCGCCCGCCGCGTCGAGCGTGCGATTCCCGCCTGCGCCTACCGTTATGCCGAGTCACGGGTGGCCGCGGACTCGACCGACTACTCGGGCCATGCGGCGCGTTTCGAGAACGTGGCGCTGCGCTGGCCGACCTTCGAGCACGCCGACGCGGCCTTCTACCGCGCCGGGCTCGCCTACTTCCGCGCCGGGCGCACCGCTGACGGCGCCAGGGCCATGGGCTCGCTGGCCGCGCGCCGGCCGGGCAGTTCGCTGGCGCGCGACGCCGGACGTGCGACCGCGTCCGCGTGGGAGGCCGCGGGCGACACCGCCGCCGCGGCGCAGGCCTGGCTGGACTTCGCCGCACGCTTCCGGTCCGACCCGCAGTCGGACGACGCGTCGCTCCGGGCGGCCGGCTTCTTCGAGCGCGCGGGGCGCACCGCCCGCGCCGACTCGCTGCGCCTGGCGTGGATTCGTCGCCACCCGGCCGACGAGGCCACGGCGCTCGCGCTGCTCGAGCCCGTCGCCTCGCGCTCGCTCGACTCCGTCTCGACCGCGCGTCCGATCTCGCGCTGGCTGCCCGCCGCGAAGAAGCGCACGAGTCCGCGCACGTCGCTCGCGGACTATCTTGCGCGCGCGGCGAAGCATCCCGAACTCGCCTCCCGTTCGCTGCTCGCCCGCGTCCGCTTCCTCGAGGGCGAGGAGGCCGCGGCGGCCTGCGCCCGGGTCGCGCTTCGGCAGCCGCTCGCGAAGACGATCGGTTCGCGCAAGTCGAAGCTCGACGTGCTGCTCGCCCGCTATCGCGCCTGCATCGCCCTGGGCGATCCCGAGTGGTCGCACGCGGCTTCGTTCCGCATCGGCGAGGCACTGGTGGCGTTTGGCGACGCGCTGGAGGCGAGCGAGCGTCCGGCCGATCTCAAGGGTGAGGACCGCGCCGCCTACGACGAAGTCATCCACCGTCAGAGCGACGTCTTCTACCAGCGCGCCGAGGGCGTCTGGCACGACCTGCTCGAGGGCACGACGGCGGATTCCGACGACGCCTGGCTCGCGCGCGCGCGCGCGGCGCTGCAGCCGCGCCTGGCGCTGCGCGCACAGGTCGCTCCGAGCACACCGCCACCCGCCAACCCGCCGGCCGAGAGGAATCAGCAACCATGA
- a CDS encoding MotA/TolQ/ExbB proton channel family protein: MNALSALASFYKEGGLFMHVVLAIGLIVGAIIAERFIVIGKAMAIDARAFVDAIVTHARRGDWNGARHTAMQSGTPLARVAQAMLESGAQDEESLQRAADDATTLQLPSLSKRLAWLGLLANSATLIGLLGTITGLITAIAGVGVADAATRSAKLSAGISEALHCTAFGLTVAIPTLIVQGWFISRVEELGDSIDQLAIRLGKVMSAPAQSATQAVRPVRPQVAAQPVRQVAGESGTR; encoded by the coding sequence ATGAATGCCCTGTCGGCTCTTGCCTCCTTCTATAAAGAGGGCGGCCTGTTCATGCACGTGGTGCTGGCGATCGGGTTGATCGTCGGCGCCATCATCGCCGAGCGGTTCATCGTCATCGGCAAGGCCATGGCCATCGACGCCCGTGCGTTCGTGGACGCGATCGTCACCCATGCCCGCCGTGGTGACTGGAACGGCGCCCGCCACACCGCCATGCAGTCGGGCACGCCTCTCGCCCGGGTCGCGCAGGCCATGCTCGAGTCCGGCGCGCAGGACGAGGAGAGCCTGCAGCGCGCGGCCGACGACGCCACCACGCTGCAGCTCCCGAGCCTTTCGAAGCGCCTCGCCTGGCTCGGTCTGCTCGCCAACTCGGCGACGCTGATCGGACTCCTGGGCACGATCACGGGACTCATCACCGCGATCGCCGGCGTCGGTGTCGCCGACGCGGCCACGCGCTCGGCGAAGCTCTCCGCCGGCATTTCGGAAGCTCTGCACTGCACCGCGTTCGGCCTCACGGTCGCGATTCCGACGCTCATCGTGCAGGGCTGGTTCATCAGCCGCGTCGAGGAACTCGGCGACAGCATTGACCAGCTCGCGATCCGGCTCGGCAAGGTCATGTCCGCCCCGGCCCAGTCGGCCACGCAGGCCGTGCGGCCCGTCCGCCCGCAGGTCGCGGCCCAGCCCGTCCGCCAGGTCGCGGGCGAGAGCGGGACGCGCTAG
- a CDS encoding biopolymer transporter ExbD, translating to MAGRHARRGKGHRVETPDLELMPMLNVFISIIPMLLLSAAFVQLAVIPTGLPANAAAVTPPPEAADDAPPPPVTIWIRSSDYIVEGQGLARRSFARTPGGEGSKDPGRLQLEAALRALGSREGRKPEVRIVPETRTRYEEIIDIMDLARAAGMPNAALADAVPGAV from the coding sequence ATGGCCGGCCGGCACGCAAGGCGCGGCAAGGGGCACCGGGTCGAGACACCCGATCTCGAACTGATGCCCATGCTGAACGTCTTCATCTCGATCATCCCGATGCTGCTGCTGTCGGCGGCGTTCGTGCAGCTCGCGGTCATCCCCACGGGGCTGCCCGCGAACGCGGCCGCTGTCACCCCTCCGCCGGAGGCCGCGGACGATGCGCCGCCGCCGCCGGTCACGATCTGGATCCGCTCCTCGGACTACATCGTCGAGGGCCAGGGGCTCGCGCGCCGCTCGTTCGCACGCACCCCGGGCGGCGAAGGGTCGAAGGACCCGGGACGACTTCAGCTCGAAGCGGCCCTGCGGGCGCTGGGTTCGCGCGAAGGCAGGAAGCCCGAAGTCCGCATCGTTCCCGAAACCCGCACCCGCTACGAAGAGATCATCGACATCATGGACCTGGCACGCGCCGCGGGAATGCCGAACGCCGCGCTCGCCGACGCGGTCCCGGGAGCCGTCTGA
- a CDS encoding biopolymer transporter ExbD — MARLVSRRHRARAGLKASSSVNLISMMDILTVLLLFLLKSYSAGGEVMVPQPGVRLPESTAEKAPDASLVVAIDGDAIKLGSEKVASVAEVAASRDAGIPALAARLPVAAANPAAGAAQATTVTIQGDRAIEYSLLRKVMFTLSQSGYDNVSLAVLRKA, encoded by the coding sequence ATGGCCCGACTCGTTTCACGCCGACACCGAGCACGCGCCGGCCTCAAGGCCAGCTCGAGCGTCAACCTCATCTCGATGATGGACATTCTCACCGTGCTGCTGCTCTTCCTGCTGAAGAGCTACTCGGCGGGCGGCGAGGTCATGGTTCCGCAGCCGGGAGTCCGCCTGCCCGAATCCACGGCCGAGAAGGCCCCCGACGCTTCGCTGGTCGTCGCGATCGACGGCGATGCGATCAAGCTCGGCTCCGAGAAGGTCGCCTCCGTGGCCGAAGTCGCCGCCAGCCGCGATGCCGGCATCCCCGCGCTCGCGGCGCGGCTGCCCGTCGCGGCGGCGAATCCCGCCGCCGGCGCCGCGCAGGCCACCACGGTCACGATCCAGGGCGACCGCGCCATCGAGTACTCGCTGCTTCGCAAGGTCATGTTCACGCTCAGCCAGAGCGGTTACGACAACGTCTCGCTCGCCGTCCTGCGGAAGGCGTGA
- a CDS encoding TonB family protein, whose protein sequence is MSFVRSNHWLSSPDTGGDGLFQRCLGGSGVAGAIFLAVVMLAPLPKQMMELAANDAPRVARILFTPAPAVPMPAPTPLGGTPGLRPGPLGDGPPEGTGPKGPLAAKLGPGTGVPGPGGGKGTSPGLGTGEAGRARAMQVAAQLSGATSSLEKSLAGLGDLGVVGSSSGRTGAALARRVSSVGNVRSDAQVASSGAGLGSGVGGGADLGGSAVRGASVSVGSLVGGVGGDPLGGGGPGRGGQGGGGGMGGGSGGGVGSGTGMGNGGYGGGGLGGNGLPAGGGGGGMGGGPGGSGVAGPGVYRSNASLMAVIQKYSAGIQFCYGNELKRNEGLKGKLVVALVVDAAGNVTRAEVIQDTLGSKALASCALSQIRDWKFPAIPAGSTAFQVPFVFTPPN, encoded by the coding sequence ATGAGCTTCGTTCGATCGAATCACTGGCTGTCCTCGCCGGATACGGGCGGAGACGGACTCTTCCAGCGCTGTCTTGGCGGCTCGGGCGTGGCGGGCGCGATCTTTCTCGCCGTCGTGATGCTCGCGCCATTGCCGAAACAGATGATGGAGCTGGCCGCGAACGACGCGCCGCGCGTCGCACGCATCCTGTTCACGCCCGCGCCCGCCGTTCCGATGCCCGCGCCCACTCCGCTCGGCGGAACGCCGGGCCTGCGGCCCGGCCCGCTCGGCGACGGCCCGCCCGAAGGCACGGGGCCGAAGGGCCCGCTCGCCGCGAAGCTCGGCCCCGGCACCGGCGTGCCCGGGCCGGGAGGCGGCAAGGGAACCTCGCCCGGGCTGGGGACGGGCGAAGCCGGCCGGGCGCGCGCCATGCAGGTCGCGGCGCAGCTCTCGGGCGCGACCAGCTCGCTCGAAAAGTCGCTCGCCGGGCTCGGTGATCTCGGCGTCGTCGGCTCGAGCAGCGGCAGGACCGGTGCGGCGCTCGCGCGCCGCGTCTCGTCGGTGGGCAACGTGCGAAGCGACGCGCAGGTCGCCTCGTCCGGCGCCGGGCTCGGCTCCGGCGTGGGCGGCGGCGCGGACCTCGGCGGCTCCGCCGTGCGCGGCGCCTCGGTGTCGGTGGGCTCGCTCGTCGGTGGCGTGGGCGGCGATCCGCTTGGCGGCGGCGGTCCGGGTCGCGGCGGCCAGGGCGGAGGTGGCGGCATGGGCGGCGGAAGCGGTGGAGGCGTGGGCTCGGGCACCGGGATGGGCAACGGCGGCTACGGTGGTGGCGGGCTCGGTGGCAACGGCCTGCCCGCGGGCGGCGGCGGCGGCGGCATGGGCGGCGGACCCGGTGGCTCGGGCGTCGCGGGACCGGGCGTCTACCGCAGCAACGCTTCGCTCATGGCGGTCATCCAGAAATATTCGGCCGGCATCCAGTTCTGCTACGGCAACGAGCTCAAGCGCAACGAAGGCCTCAAGGGCAAGCTGGTCGTCGCGCTGGTCGTGGACGCCGCGGGCAACGTGACGCGCGCCGAGGTGATCCAGGACACGCTCGGCTCGAAGGCGCTCGCGAGCTGCGCGCTGTCGCAGATCCGCGACTGGAAGTTCCCCGCGATCCCGGCGGGCTCGACGGCCTTCCAGGTGCCGTTCGTCTTCACGCCCCCCAACTGA
- a CDS encoding SRPBCC family protein → MKLDKKTGAGGSGEGGRTRVRPPRLALLLLAVAGLVLAAPASRAEGVELTVTNRAGTYEVRGRFETTADLDTVWRVLTDYTSISSFVGSVRRSEVVLRDGEHLRIRQTATVGVFPFQRTARVLLEVAESPPSRIEFHDVLREDFRTYDGSWSLSGDSLRAVVSYSLDASPRASAPGWLGRGMLSRSARDLLTQVRAEIERRAAKAAPRR, encoded by the coding sequence ATGAAGCTGGACAAGAAAACAGGTGCCGGTGGCTCCGGCGAGGGGGGCCGCACGCGAGTGCGGCCCCCGCGTCTCGCGCTGCTGCTTCTCGCGGTGGCCGGCCTCGTCCTTGCGGCGCCGGCGAGTCGCGCCGAAGGCGTCGAGCTGACGGTGACGAACCGGGCCGGGACCTACGAGGTTCGAGGGCGTTTCGAAACGACGGCGGATCTCGACACGGTCTGGCGGGTGCTCACCGACTACACGAGCATTTCGAGCTTCGTCGGCTCGGTCCGGCGCAGCGAGGTCGTTCTGCGCGACGGCGAACACCTGCGCATCCGGCAGACCGCGACGGTGGGGGTGTTCCCGTTCCAGCGCACGGCGCGCGTGCTGCTGGAAGTGGCGGAGTCTCCGCCTTCGCGAATCGAGTTCCACGACGTGCTGAGGGAGGACTTCCGCACGTACGACGGCTCGTGGTCGCTGAGCGGGGACTCGCTGCGTGCCGTCGTGTCCTACTCGCTCGACGCCTCCCCGCGGGCGAGCGCGCCCGGCTGGCTGGGCCGCGGAATGCTCAGCCGGAGCGCGCGTGACCTGCTGACGCAGGTCCGGGCCGAGATCGAGCGCCGCGCCGCGAAAGCCGCGCCGCGAAGATGA
- a CDS encoding YceI family protein, with translation MKAPEVSRSARALLVCGLAGWFLVAPLAAHAAGVTAAAGLGAGSTLWLEGTSTLHDYHSRTSTLGFVLLRDEAQADPADAAALRQWLRDGGLRGLELSVPLKTMRSGKEALDKNMLKALKATEYPDIRFVMSNSRVAAARGDTLPVTAEGTLSVAGQQRPVSVTGTLVPTEQGVWLEGSHPMKMSEFGVKPPALMLGTLKVRDPIVVRFKLLIVPRDAKAQQSAAHP, from the coding sequence ATGAAAGCGCCTGAAGTCAGCCGCAGCGCCCGGGCCCTACTGGTCTGCGGGCTGGCTGGCTGGTTCCTCGTTGCACCGCTCGCCGCCCACGCGGCCGGCGTGACCGCGGCCGCCGGCCTTGGCGCGGGCAGCACGCTCTGGCTCGAGGGCACCTCGACGCTTCACGACTACCACAGCCGTACGTCCACGCTCGGCTTCGTCCTGCTGCGCGACGAGGCGCAGGCGGACCCGGCCGATGCCGCGGCGCTTCGCCAGTGGCTTCGCGACGGAGGTCTTCGTGGCCTCGAGCTCAGCGTCCCCCTGAAGACGATGCGCTCGGGCAAGGAGGCGCTCGACAAGAACATGCTCAAGGCGCTCAAGGCGACCGAGTACCCCGACATCCGCTTCGTCATGTCGAACTCGCGCGTCGCCGCGGCGCGGGGCGACACGCTGCCGGTGACCGCGGAGGGCACGCTGTCGGTGGCCGGCCAGCAGCGCCCGGTGAGCGTGACGGGAACCCTCGTGCCCACCGAACAGGGCGTCTGGCTGGAGGGCAGTCACCCCATGAAGATGAGTGAGTTCGGCGTGAAGCCTCCGGCGCTGATGCTCGGAACTCTCAAGGTGCGCGACCCGATCGTGGTGCGATTCAAGCTGCTCATCGTGCCGCGTGATGCGAAAGCGCAGCAGTCCGCCGCTCACCCCTGA
- a CDS encoding universal stress protein codes for MKILIALDDSAHSARAVRFVLRMRWPAGSRVIVANVLAPVILPAEVGVDSPAPLLSDMTEVQGQKARELVARAEAELREAGIATESRILTGDPRDALVRLIRDERADLIVMGSHGRTGLSKLLLGSVSSHVVTHAHCSVLVVKEDSHESA; via the coding sequence ATGAAAATCCTGATCGCCCTGGACGATTCCGCTCACTCGGCTCGCGCGGTCCGGTTCGTACTCCGGATGCGCTGGCCGGCCGGCAGCCGGGTCATCGTGGCGAACGTCCTGGCTCCGGTGATCCTGCCCGCGGAGGTGGGAGTCGACTCGCCCGCCCCGCTGCTGAGCGACATGACCGAAGTGCAGGGCCAGAAGGCACGCGAGCTGGTGGCCCGCGCGGAGGCGGAGTTGCGCGAGGCGGGGATCGCGACCGAGAGCCGCATCCTGACCGGCGATCCTCGCGACGCGCTGGTCCGGCTGATCCGGGACGAGCGCGCGGATCTCATCGTCATGGGATCCCACGGCCGGACCGGGTTGAGCAAGCTGCTGCTCGGGAGCGTCTCGAGCCACGTGGTCACGCACGCCCACTGCAGCGTTCTCGTCGTCAAGGAGGATTCCCATGAAAGCGCCTGA
- a CDS encoding response regulator transcription factor produces MPDHPKAHPASRRRKSAEAAAPLIRLVIADHHAIDRGGLVGLIENEPDMVVVGEAATVAEVLVQCRALRPDVLVLTMNLPDQAEEPALLRLRRELPDLRVLAMSDRGTHNCVVLNPPSRQRGTDQPVEFCPVGTDCLALAVAQGARATLRRSADPEDLFRGIRAVSRGQSWFDPTTTSELARGTDGHGPASGGTNEPLSERELDVAALLAEGLSNKEISSALSISEPTVKKHVAHILEKLRLQDRLQAGLHIARNPLLIRRPAGPRATSAPAPPPARAASRRPGAA; encoded by the coding sequence GTGCCCGACCACCCGAAAGCACATCCCGCATCACGGCGGCGCAAGTCCGCGGAAGCGGCCGCCCCGCTCATCCGGCTCGTGATCGCGGATCACCACGCGATTGACCGGGGCGGTCTCGTGGGTCTGATCGAGAACGAGCCCGACATGGTCGTGGTGGGCGAGGCCGCCACCGTCGCCGAGGTCCTGGTCCAGTGCCGGGCGCTCCGCCCCGACGTGCTGGTGCTGACCATGAACCTGCCCGATCAGGCCGAAGAGCCGGCGTTGCTGCGCCTGCGCCGCGAACTTCCCGATCTCAGGGTGCTGGCCATGTCCGACCGCGGCACCCACAACTGCGTGGTGCTGAACCCGCCCTCCCGCCAGCGCGGGACGGACCAGCCGGTGGAGTTCTGTCCCGTGGGGACGGACTGCCTGGCACTGGCCGTCGCCCAGGGGGCGCGCGCGACGCTGCGGCGCAGCGCCGATCCCGAGGATCTCTTCCGCGGCATCCGCGCGGTGTCGAGAGGGCAGTCGTGGTTCGATCCGACCACGACGTCGGAACTGGCGCGTGGAACCGATGGACACGGTCCGGCCTCCGGCGGAACGAACGAACCGCTCTCGGAGCGCGAGTTGGACGTGGCGGCGCTGCTCGCCGAAGGCCTCTCGAACAAGGAGATCTCCAGCGCCCTATCCATCAGCGAGCCCACGGTGAAGAAGCACGTGGCCCACATACTCGAGAAGTTGCGCCTGCAGGACCGGCTTCAGGCCGGACTGCACATCGCGCGCAACCCGCTGCTGATCCGCAGGCCCGCGGGCCCCCGGGCCACCTCCGCTCCAGCACCGCCGCCGGCGCGCGCAGCTTCGAGGCGGCCCGGGGCCGCCTGA